A part of Myxococcales bacterium genomic DNA contains:
- a CDS encoding GNAT family N-acetyltransferase produces the protein MAHFVLKNQQSVTIRSIIRDDALERHKFFCKLSLAQIGMLHSIDEIDEDPQESLEHIDDFISNKRGLWLIALDQEHKIIGEIDITIKSFRRVRHIGSLTMGVCPSIQGQGLGSLLMQEALRWAKAQGLSRVELSVFASNIKAQNLYKKHGFTQEGLRKNYLNHGDNQFEDDILLARLI, from the coding sequence GTGGCTCACTTTGTATTAAAAAATCAACAGTCTGTAACTATTCGTAGCATCATTCGCGATGATGCATTAGAGCGACATAAATTTTTTTGTAAGCTTTCCCTCGCTCAGATTGGTATGCTTCACTCTATCGATGAGATCGATGAAGATCCTCAAGAAAGTTTAGAGCACATAGATGATTTTATTAGCAATAAACGAGGTTTGTGGCTAATAGCTCTTGACCAAGAGCATAAAATTATTGGGGAAATCGATATCACCATCAAATCCTTCCGCCGAGTAAGGCATATTGGATCACTCACCATGGGAGTGTGCCCCTCAATACAGGGACAAGGATTAGGCTCGCTTCTCATGCAAGAAGCCCTTCGATGGGCTAAGGCTCAAGGGCTCAGCAGAGTAGAGCTTTCAGTCTTTGCCTCTAACATCAAAGCGCAAAATCTTTATAAAAAACACGGCTTTACACAAGAAGGTTTACGAAAAAACTACCTAAATCATGGCGATAATCAGTTTGAAGATGATATTTTATTAGCAAGATTAATTTAA
- a CDS encoding molybdopterin molybdotransferase MoeA — protein MIHFKNAMELISLNPLQLKSEELCIKDALGKFLSVDIFAPINLPPFDNSAVDGFAFCFADVKKNNSLKVDTTIFARPQRQRKLIANTCVSIMTGAPVPEGADTVVMKEHTRIEGDRVIFVNEFFCGDHLRKSGGDIEQGSLIAKKGSRIDAALIGLLLGLGVDQIKVFCSPKIKIISTGDELVEAPAPLKFGQVYFLVGPMLKAQCETLGFKDVTIIKVADDQKLIKKIVEQSLDADLLLITGGMSQGSHDYVRPALDEVGVRQVFWQGAWRPGKPLYFGSKEHTRIFGLPGNPVAVFVGFRIFVQHLLGVTLGADLSDLRWGVLAGSEVEKNPGWTMFLRAQVDNDHKLRLLKNQQSHQIFTLAKSNALCLIDAPTTIVKAGNPVQYYRL, from the coding sequence ATGATTCATTTTAAAAATGCCATGGAATTGATTTCTCTAAACCCATTGCAGCTTAAAAGCGAGGAGCTGTGTATTAAAGATGCTTTGGGGAAATTTTTATCGGTAGATATTTTTGCGCCAATAAATTTACCACCCTTTGATAATTCAGCAGTGGATGGATTTGCTTTTTGTTTTGCCGATGTAAAAAAAAATAATTCTTTAAAAGTTGATACAACAATTTTCGCACGCCCACAGAGGCAAAGAAAATTAATTGCTAACACCTGTGTGTCGATCATGACGGGAGCTCCTGTGCCTGAAGGAGCAGACACTGTTGTTATGAAAGAGCACACCCGTATTGAAGGCGATAGAGTAATTTTTGTTAATGAATTTTTTTGTGGCGATCACCTAAGAAAGAGTGGAGGCGATATTGAGCAGGGCTCTTTGATAGCAAAAAAAGGATCGCGTATCGATGCGGCGCTCATAGGTCTATTGTTGGGGTTGGGGGTAGATCAAATCAAAGTTTTTTGCTCGCCAAAAATAAAAATAATTTCCACCGGTGATGAGTTGGTCGAAGCACCAGCCCCTTTGAAATTTGGGCAAGTATATTTTTTGGTAGGGCCTATGCTCAAAGCCCAATGTGAAACGTTAGGGTTCAAAGATGTCACCATTATCAAAGTCGCAGATGATCAAAAGCTTATAAAAAAAATCGTTGAACAATCTCTTGATGCGGATCTCTTGCTTATCACCGGCGGTATGTCGCAGGGGAGTCATGATTATGTTCGACCTGCTCTGGATGAAGTGGGAGTACGGCAAGTTTTTTGGCAAGGAGCCTGGCGTCCAGGAAAACCGCTCTACTTCGGCTCAAAAGAACACACGCGCATATTTGGTTTGCCTGGTAATCCTGTGGCAGTTTTTGTAGGTTTTAGGATTTTTGTGCAGCATCTATTAGGGGTAACACTGGGCGCTGATCTTTCTGACTTAAGATGGGGTGTTTTGGCTGGCAGTGAAGTTGAAAAAAATCCCGGTTGGACGATGTTTTTGAGAGCCCAGGTGGACAATGACCATAAACTCAGACTCTTAAAGAATCAGCAATCCCATCAAATTTTTACCCTGGCAAAAAGCAACGCGCTTTGTCTGATTGATGCACCCACCACCATTGTCAAAGCAGGCAATCCTGTGCAGTATTATAGGCTTTAG
- a CDS encoding serine protein kinase: MNHSESLTATLASLQNKKEYENLHWEGSFEDYLKIIREDPKVTRTAFQRLYDMIIAFGKKEYIDSKKRLVHYNFFDDPIENGKDAVFGLDIPLMRLVNVIKSASLGYGTEKRVILLHGPVGSAKSTIARLLKKGIEHYSKTPEGRLFTFSWHIPKELHHVSGGQDVIEDPLHEEPLKLLPVELREKAIAELKLGSDHHSIRIKGDLNPSSRYIFRLLMEHYKGDITQVLSHVRVRRLLLSEKDRVGIGTFQPKDEKNQDSTELTGDINYRKIAEFGSDSDPRVFNFDGEFCVANRGIIEFIEILKLDVAFLYDLLGATQEHKIKPKKFAQTDIDEVIIGHTNEAEYRKLLANEYMEALRDRTVKIDIPYITKMKEEMRIYERDYNNVMIKGKHIAPHTVSMASLWAVLTRLEPPKGYNLTLLQKLKLYDGKSLAGFTEDSVKELRKQASREGMDGISPRYVQDKISNALVSDMSQTSINPFIVLNELEAGLKTHSLITNEDERSRYLELLQVVRQEYEDVVKNEVQRAIAADEDAIAKLCANYVDNVKAYTQKERVRNKYTGQDEEPDERLMRSVEDKIDIPDSRKEDFRREIMNYIGALAIDGKKFDYRTNERLQKALELKLFEDQKDTIKLTTMVSNVVDRETQEKIDIVKQRLIKNYGYNEESATDVLNFVASIFARGDVRAD, from the coding sequence GTGAATCATTCAGAATCATTGACGGCAACTTTGGCCTCTTTGCAGAACAAAAAAGAGTATGAAAATTTACACTGGGAAGGTTCATTTGAAGACTACCTAAAAATAATCAGAGAAGATCCAAAAGTTACTCGCACAGCTTTCCAGCGTCTTTATGACATGATTATTGCTTTTGGAAAAAAAGAGTACATTGACTCTAAAAAGCGTTTAGTTCATTACAATTTTTTTGATGATCCCATCGAAAATGGAAAAGATGCTGTTTTTGGCTTAGATATTCCTTTAATGCGTTTGGTAAATGTTATTAAGAGTGCATCACTAGGCTATGGGACAGAGAAACGAGTTATTCTTTTACATGGTCCAGTAGGATCGGCCAAGTCAACCATTGCACGCTTGTTAAAAAAAGGCATCGAGCATTATTCAAAAACTCCCGAGGGGCGCCTTTTTACATTCTCGTGGCATATTCCTAAGGAATTACACCATGTCAGCGGAGGCCAAGATGTTATTGAAGATCCATTGCATGAAGAGCCTTTAAAGCTTTTACCTGTTGAGCTGCGAGAAAAAGCCATTGCTGAACTTAAGCTTGGCAGTGATCATCATTCCATTAGAATCAAAGGCGATCTTAATCCCTCCAGCCGTTATATTTTTCGTCTTTTGATGGAGCATTATAAAGGCGATATCACACAGGTTTTATCTCATGTGCGCGTGCGAAGATTGCTTTTGAGCGAAAAAGATCGCGTTGGTATTGGTACCTTTCAGCCAAAAGATGAAAAAAACCAAGATTCAACAGAACTTACTGGTGATATTAACTATCGAAAGATTGCCGAATTTGGTTCAGATTCTGATCCACGGGTTTTTAATTTTGACGGTGAGTTTTGTGTGGCAAACCGAGGGATCATCGAGTTTATTGAAATTCTTAAGCTTGATGTAGCATTTTTATATGACTTGTTGGGAGCTACGCAAGAACACAAGATTAAGCCCAAGAAATTTGCTCAAACAGATATCGATGAAGTGATCATTGGTCATACCAACGAAGCGGAGTACAGAAAATTACTGGCCAACGAATATATGGAAGCGCTGCGGGATAGAACGGTAAAAATCGACATTCCATACATCACAAAAATGAAAGAAGAGATGCGTATCTATGAGCGTGATTACAACAATGTCATGATCAAAGGAAAACATATCGCACCGCATACTGTTTCTATGGCATCATTATGGGCCGTGCTGACGAGGCTAGAGCCTCCTAAGGGATATAATCTTACGCTTTTACAAAAACTCAAGCTCTATGATGGTAAGAGTTTGGCTGGTTTTACCGAAGACAGTGTTAAGGAGTTGCGCAAGCAAGCTTCACGAGAAGGAATGGATGGAATTTCTCCTCGCTACGTGCAAGATAAAATTTCTAATGCATTGGTAAGCGATATGAGTCAAACCAGCATTAATCCATTTATTGTGCTCAATGAGCTGGAGGCCGGCCTAAAAACCCATTCATTGATTACCAATGAAGATGAACGCAGCCGATATTTGGAGCTTTTGCAGGTTGTACGCCAAGAATATGAAGATGTTGTAAAAAATGAAGTCCAACGAGCTATTGCAGCCGATGAAGATGCTATCGCTAAATTGTGTGCCAATTACGTTGATAACGTAAAAGCCTATACGCAAAAAGAGCGCGTTAGGAACAAGTACACAGGCCAAGATGAAGAGCCAGATGAAAGACTTATGCGTTCTGTAGAGGATAAAATTGATATTCCCGACAGCCGTAAAGAAGATTTCCGCAGAGAAATTATGAATTACATCGGTGCATTGGCCATCGATGGGAAAAAATTTGATTATCGGACCAACGAGCGTTTGCAAAAAGCTCTTGAACTCAAATTGTTTGAAGACCAAAAGGATACGATCAAGCTGACAACTATGGTGTCCAATGTGGTTGATCGTGAGACACAAGAAAAAATTGATATTGTTAAACAAAGGTTGATTAAAAACTACGGATACAACGAAGAAAGTGCCACTGACGTTTTAAATTTCGTAGCAAGTATTTTTGCTCGAGGCGACGTGCGGGCAGACTAG
- the aspS gene encoding aspartate--tRNA ligase, which produces MSTPLLSAQRSHTCNELRIGDVNNEVILMGWVQSLRDHGGRRFLDLRDRYGITQIVFKPETDEALHQLAHQLRSEWCIGIKGIVEDRKENGGAYNDRLPTGAIEVDVKVLEIFSKSEVPPFLIEDKIDTHEDKRLAHRVLDLRRPSVQKNFFIRHRIMQACRKYFDANNFLEIETPTLVRYTPGGARNFLVPSRFVPGSFFALAESPQLFKQMFMMAGFDRYFQIVKCFRDEDLRGDRQPEFTQIDVEMSFATEEMVLGYAEGLMKDIFKATLKIDLKTPFKRMSYDEAMARYGSDKPDTRFGLEHHDLSGLINKFDGAGVPLFEATIKAQGMIKAMLIPKQHTLSRAELDKLEEKVKSLGGRGLGRAKVAEQGSSWTQSPFAKNINPEAIKAINQELKASDGDLILFQMGRAKVCHTVLSGLRLHLAKKFGLIEQEGAEVKQWDILWVTDFPLFEHDVENDRYVASHHPFTAPKLDDMEKLKSDPGSCYARAYDLVINGNEIGGGSIRIHDEKIQSQVFDALNISQAEQEEKFGFLLDAMRYGPPPHGGIAFGLDRLCMLLTNSRSIRDVIAYPKSQKGTDLLTKAPSEVEPAQLAELNIMSIKKQKELD; this is translated from the coding sequence ATGTCAACACCACTTCTTAGTGCCCAACGAAGCCACACCTGTAATGAATTGAGAATAGGCGATGTCAATAATGAAGTTATTTTAATGGGTTGGGTGCAAAGTTTGCGTGACCACGGAGGACGACGTTTTTTGGACTTGCGCGATCGCTACGGAATTACGCAAATAGTTTTTAAGCCAGAGACCGATGAAGCGCTCCATCAGCTTGCTCATCAATTGCGCAGCGAATGGTGTATCGGCATTAAGGGCATTGTCGAAGATAGAAAAGAAAATGGCGGAGCCTATAATGATCGCCTTCCTACTGGTGCTATTGAAGTTGATGTCAAAGTTTTAGAAATTTTTTCCAAAAGTGAAGTGCCGCCGTTTTTAATCGAAGATAAAATCGATACTCACGAGGATAAACGCCTTGCCCACCGAGTGCTTGATTTGCGCAGACCTTCAGTGCAAAAGAATTTTTTTATAAGGCATCGCATCATGCAAGCATGCAGAAAATATTTTGATGCCAATAATTTTTTGGAGATAGAAACTCCAACTCTTGTGCGCTATACGCCAGGTGGCGCAAGAAATTTTTTGGTGCCCAGCCGTTTTGTTCCGGGAAGTTTTTTTGCACTCGCAGAAAGTCCTCAGCTTTTTAAACAAATGTTTATGATGGCTGGATTCGACCGATATTTTCAAATTGTTAAATGTTTTCGCGACGAAGATCTTAGAGGTGATAGGCAGCCTGAGTTTACCCAGATCGATGTGGAGATGAGCTTTGCCACCGAAGAAATGGTTTTGGGTTACGCCGAAGGCTTAATGAAGGATATTTTTAAGGCCACTTTGAAAATTGATTTAAAAACGCCCTTTAAGCGAATGAGCTACGATGAGGCTATGGCGCGATATGGCTCTGATAAACCTGATACTCGTTTTGGGCTTGAGCATCATGATCTAAGCGGGCTCATCAACAAATTTGATGGCGCGGGTGTGCCACTCTTTGAGGCTACAATTAAAGCTCAAGGCATGATTAAAGCTATGCTTATTCCCAAACAACATACGTTGTCGCGCGCTGAGTTAGATAAGCTGGAAGAAAAAGTGAAAAGCCTAGGTGGGAGGGGACTCGGTCGTGCCAAAGTCGCTGAGCAGGGAAGCAGTTGGACACAATCTCCATTTGCCAAAAATATTAATCCTGAGGCTATCAAAGCAATTAATCAAGAACTAAAGGCTAGTGATGGAGATTTGATTCTTTTCCAGATGGGAAGAGCAAAAGTCTGTCATACGGTGCTTTCTGGGCTAAGGCTTCATTTAGCTAAGAAATTTGGATTGATCGAGCAAGAAGGAGCTGAAGTCAAGCAGTGGGATATTTTGTGGGTTACAGATTTCCCTCTCTTTGAGCATGACGTTGAAAATGACAGATATGTAGCAAGTCACCATCCTTTTACGGCGCCCAAGTTAGATGATATGGAAAAATTAAAAAGCGATCCTGGATCGTGCTATGCCAGGGCCTATGATTTGGTAATCAATGGCAACGAAATCGGTGGCGGTTCAATTCGTATTCATGATGAGAAAATTCAGTCGCAAGTTTTTGATGCGCTCAATATCTCTCAAGCCGAACAAGAAGAAAAATTTGGGTTTTTGTTGGATGCAATGCGTTATGGTCCGCCACCTCACGGCGGTATTGCTTTTGGTTTAGATCGATTGTGTATGCTTTTAACTAACTCACGCTCTATTCGTGATGTAATCGCTTACCCTAAGAGTCAAAAAGGAACTGATTTGCTGACTAAAGCTCCTTCAGAGGTTGAACCCGCCCAGTTAGCTGAGCTCAACATCATGTCGATCAAGAAGCAAAAAGAGCTTGATTGA
- a CDS encoding zinc ABC transporter substrate-binding protein yields the protein MKKIISVLTCLCFVVHAGAHTGVVKTANPKSDNEKKVVVVKPKLKVVTTISALASVASAIGKDLIEINALSLASEDPHFVKAKPTFKKWVSEADVFLQVGRSLELWVPLVINSSSNKKLISGERLVSVSDGVYVLEAPKSLDRGAAGDIHPQGNPHIWLSPVAVLKVAENIKNAFSKADAQHAPQYEKNYIEFKLLLSKAMFGEELVKASGNVDFLWRLQQGNRLKAYLVKNKKQPGGWLKSAQSIDYKFLTYHSELSYLAHDFGLNIVGHVEEKSGVAPSARYQNELIKKSKENHLKHIVAATYYAGNSKLLENIAKSIGGSKIFIQVDCSKGESYIAMMDRIIQSLVKFRGAMQALPNAVHIQ from the coding sequence ATGAAAAAAATTATCTCAGTGCTGACTTGCTTGTGTTTTGTTGTTCACGCGGGTGCTCATACTGGTGTTGTAAAAACTGCAAACCCCAAAAGCGATAATGAAAAAAAAGTTGTGGTGGTGAAACCAAAACTTAAAGTTGTGACCACCATATCAGCACTTGCATCTGTTGCTTCAGCCATAGGTAAAGATCTTATAGAAATTAATGCTCTGTCACTTGCCTCAGAAGATCCACACTTTGTTAAAGCCAAGCCGACTTTTAAAAAGTGGGTAAGCGAGGCTGATGTTTTTTTACAGGTGGGGCGTAGCTTAGAGCTTTGGGTGCCTTTAGTTATCAACTCATCGAGCAATAAAAAACTTATTTCAGGAGAAAGGCTTGTTAGTGTTTCTGATGGAGTCTATGTGCTTGAAGCTCCTAAAAGCCTTGATAGAGGGGCTGCGGGAGATATTCACCCGCAGGGGAACCCTCACATTTGGTTAAGCCCAGTAGCCGTTCTAAAAGTGGCCGAAAATATCAAAAATGCATTTTCAAAAGCTGATGCTCAGCATGCGCCACAATACGAAAAGAATTATATTGAGTTCAAGCTACTATTGAGTAAAGCAATGTTTGGGGAAGAGCTGGTTAAGGCCTCGGGAAATGTAGATTTTTTGTGGCGCTTGCAACAGGGCAACAGACTAAAGGCATATTTGGTCAAAAATAAGAAGCAGCCTGGTGGGTGGCTCAAGAGTGCACAGAGTATCGATTATAAATTTCTTACCTATCACAGCGAGCTTTCTTATTTAGCACATGATTTTGGTCTCAATATTGTAGGGCACGTTGAAGAAAAGTCAGGTGTCGCTCCTAGCGCTCGCTATCAAAATGAACTCATAAAAAAATCCAAAGAGAATCATTTGAAACATATTGTCGCCGCAACTTATTATGCCGGAAATTCTAAGCTGCTTGAAAATATTGCTAAGTCCATTGGGGGAAGCAAAATTTTTATTCAGGTGGATTGCTCTAAAGGCGAGAGTTATATCGCCATGATGGATCGTATAATTCAATCTTTGGTGAAATTTAGAGGGGCAATGCAAGCTCTGCCTAACGCTGTGCATATTCAATAG
- a CDS encoding ThiF family adenylyltransferase, with product MPLQFAHSNEEMMRLNNLLGDERAGAHVVFLGRVRCKNHQKNVSHLDYEAHPQLAVQEFACIEERAHKKFALLSIDAVHRVGVVLVGDAAVVVNVRAVHREPAFMAARFIMNELKKSVPIWKCEYYDDGSKSWDQGLCQCSENDRGAEPVKKALLGQKIEVKSLASKKILLIGAGGLGCPLAINLSSLGIAHITVMDHDVVSESNLWRQYCFSRANIGAKKVFVLGDFLRERFLNLHVQEHDCKLSSKNISLVKNYDAVFDATDCMKTKIMLAKACWRYQIPFISSSVYQAEGEVSVISSHRLSACFSCFRRKSIAVNCSDSGVFTHTCSMIAARAAEEGLALLGTQKINNRLIIWHRSSFDEFELKKDPNCSVCSPLRLSDSAL from the coding sequence ATGCCCCTGCAATTTGCTCATTCAAATGAAGAAATGATGCGCTTAAACAATCTGTTAGGAGATGAACGTGCTGGTGCCCACGTAGTCTTTTTGGGAAGGGTGCGCTGCAAAAATCATCAAAAAAATGTCAGCCACCTTGATTACGAAGCTCATCCACAATTAGCTGTTCAAGAATTTGCTTGTATCGAAGAGAGAGCCCATAAAAAATTTGCGCTGCTTTCCATCGATGCTGTGCATAGAGTAGGGGTTGTGCTGGTGGGTGATGCTGCTGTCGTCGTCAATGTACGGGCTGTCCACCGTGAACCTGCTTTTATGGCTGCTCGTTTTATTATGAATGAGTTGAAAAAATCGGTGCCCATTTGGAAATGCGAATATTATGACGACGGATCCAAGTCTTGGGATCAGGGCTTATGCCAGTGCAGTGAGAATGATCGTGGCGCCGAGCCAGTTAAAAAAGCGCTGCTTGGACAAAAAATTGAAGTTAAAAGTTTAGCCTCAAAAAAAATACTTTTGATCGGAGCAGGTGGCCTAGGCTGCCCTTTGGCGATAAATTTAAGTTCGCTTGGCATTGCTCACATAACGGTAATGGATCACGACGTGGTGAGCGAAAGCAATCTATGGCGCCAGTATTGTTTTAGCAGAGCAAATATTGGTGCTAAAAAGGTTTTTGTCCTTGGTGATTTTTTGCGAGAGCGTTTTTTGAATCTTCACGTGCAGGAACATGATTGTAAGCTCAGTAGTAAAAACATTTCACTTGTAAAAAATTATGATGCAGTGTTTGATGCCACTGACTGCATGAAAACAAAAATTATGCTCGCTAAAGCATGCTGGCGTTATCAAATTCCCTTTATATCAAGCAGCGTTTACCAAGCAGAAGGAGAGGTGAGTGTGATTAGTTCTCACCGATTATCAGCATGTTTTTCGTGCTTTCGTAGGAAAAGTATTGCTGTAAATTGTAGTGACAGCGGTGTATTTACTCACACGTGCTCAATGATTGCCGCCCGTGCAGCTGAAGAGGGACTTGCTCTTTTAGGCACTCAAAAAATAAATAATCGTCTGATTATTTGGCATAGGTCTTCGTTTGATGAATTCGAACTCAAAAAAGATCCTAACTGCAGCGTCTGTAGTCCACTGAGACTTAGTGATAGTGCATTATGA
- a CDS encoding DUF444 family protein has translation MGLRIHNDHARFNDVIRGKIKKNLKNYIKSGEFISKQGNEKIAVPISRVDLPHFRFSDQQGGVGQGQGENGESLANGGKEKAAGDQKAGQDSAEHALEVEVSLAELADMLGEELGLPRIEKRGNNMLQSETYKYTGIHNTGPNALRHFKRTFKNALKRQISMGIYDPDNPVIIPIKDDMRFRSFKRTTRPESNAVIIYMMDVSGSMGDEQKEIVRIESFWIDTWLRRHYDGLECRYIIHDAMAKEVDRNTFFHTRESGGTMISSAYRLCADIMRDDYPSDQWNIYPFHFSDGDNWSVDDTRLCVNLLHRRILPFVNQFSYGQVESPYGSGQFIKDLQEQLKNHERLILSEIKDKEGIYKSIKDFLATGK, from the coding sequence ATGGGGCTGCGCATTCATAATGATCATGCTCGCTTTAACGATGTAATTCGAGGAAAGATTAAAAAAAATCTGAAAAATTACATTAAAAGCGGAGAATTTATTTCCAAGCAGGGAAACGAAAAAATTGCGGTACCGATATCTCGTGTTGATTTGCCGCATTTTCGTTTTTCTGATCAACAAGGTGGTGTAGGGCAAGGGCAAGGAGAAAATGGTGAAAGTCTTGCCAATGGTGGTAAAGAAAAAGCCGCAGGCGATCAAAAAGCTGGGCAAGACAGTGCAGAGCATGCGCTTGAAGTAGAAGTTTCACTTGCTGAACTTGCTGATATGCTTGGCGAAGAGTTAGGGCTTCCTCGCATTGAAAAGCGCGGCAACAACATGCTTCAGAGCGAAACCTATAAATACACTGGCATTCACAACACGGGACCCAATGCTTTGCGGCATTTTAAGCGTACGTTCAAAAATGCGCTTAAAAGACAAATTTCTATGGGAATTTATGACCCCGACAATCCGGTGATCATACCAATCAAAGATGATATGCGTTTTAGAAGTTTTAAACGCACCACAAGGCCAGAATCCAATGCGGTTATCATCTATATGATGGATGTATCGGGTTCTATGGGCGATGAACAAAAAGAGATTGTTCGAATAGAAAGCTTTTGGATAGATACGTGGTTGAGGCGACATTATGATGGCCTAGAGTGTCGCTATATTATTCACGATGCCATGGCAAAAGAAGTGGATCGTAATACTTTTTTTCACACACGTGAATCTGGTGGTACGATGATTAGTTCCGCATATCGTTTGTGCGCTGATATCATGAGGGATGATTATCCGTCCGATCAATGGAATATCTATCCTTTCCATTTTTCCGATGGTGATAATTGGTCGGTCGATGATACGCGTCTTTGCGTTAATCTTTTGCATCGACGTATTTTACCCTTTGTCAATCAGTTTAGTTACGGGCAGGTAGAATCGCCCTATGGATCAGGGCAATTCATTAAAGATTTACAAGAGCAACTAAAAAATCACGAGAGACTTATTTTGTCTGAAATTAAAGACAAGGAAGGAATTTATAAGTCGATTAAGGATTTTTTAGCAACGGGAAAATAA
- a CDS encoding metal ABC transporter permease, translating to MSDMVLHMMWPLLACFILVGIHAYLGIHVIARKVIFVDLALAQIAALGAVYGVFIGLSFDNNAMAVKLVSVSFTLVGAALVSLTRPRNNAIPHEAIIGIVYAAALSMTVLLTANLPHGADEVRQMLAGSILWVTPREVISTAALYACIGLIHWIFRKQFFALSNEHASGASAGSQARLWDFLFYATFGVVVTSSVGMGGVLLVFGFLIIPSVLGLMLAKKNQTRLIIGWAAGVVASIIGVCISYIMDMPSGPTIVVVLGTFLILTAIYKELIHSATRNVGLLHATFIFVTLLVLLSVPKIFRQTILLQDETHSLDTSHPENIALIKKMLDSSASAELEQALMDIESMSLSQLMPKTIKLIFSDSASVRERAVALQGQMKNYAALDHLKRLSVQEHDDFILMKIAQSLLDLDDEEAFAIIAKLLENSAEFVRIDAFELAQNWIINAPQSIEELKAMLKKFHRFEFDAQTKKYLLK from the coding sequence ATGTCTGACATGGTTTTGCATATGATGTGGCCTTTATTGGCCTGTTTTATTTTGGTGGGCATACATGCATACTTGGGCATTCATGTCATTGCCAGAAAAGTGATATTTGTTGATCTGGCGCTCGCACAGATAGCAGCTTTGGGGGCAGTGTATGGTGTATTCATAGGATTAAGCTTCGATAACAATGCCATGGCTGTAAAGCTTGTTTCGGTTTCATTTACTCTGGTAGGTGCTGCACTCGTTTCACTTACGCGCCCGCGCAATAATGCTATTCCCCATGAAGCCATCATCGGTATAGTCTATGCTGCAGCGCTTTCTATGACAGTCTTATTGACAGCTAATTTGCCTCATGGAGCAGATGAAGTTCGACAGATGTTGGCTGGAAGTATTTTATGGGTAACGCCGCGCGAAGTTATTTCTACAGCAGCGCTTTATGCTTGTATTGGATTAATCCACTGGATTTTTAGAAAACAATTTTTTGCTTTATCTAATGAACATGCTTCTGGGGCAAGTGCAGGCTCTCAAGCGCGGCTGTGGGATTTTTTATTCTATGCCACATTTGGTGTAGTGGTCACCAGTTCGGTTGGTATGGGGGGAGTGCTGCTGGTATTTGGTTTTTTAATCATCCCTTCGGTTTTAGGGCTTATGCTTGCCAAAAAAAATCAGACAAGACTTATAATTGGTTGGGCTGCGGGAGTGGTTGCAAGCATTATTGGTGTTTGTATTTCTTATATAATGGACATGCCTTCAGGTCCAACGATTGTTGTGGTCTTGGGTACTTTTTTGATTCTTACCGCCATTTACAAAGAGCTGATACATTCTGCCACACGAAACGTGGGCCTGCTTCATGCCACATTTATATTTGTTACGCTGCTTGTATTGTTGTCTGTGCCAAAAATATTTCGCCAAACTATTTTGTTGCAGGATGAAACTCATTCTTTAGACACAAGTCACCCTGAAAATATTGCCCTGATAAAGAAAATGCTCGATTCATCTGCCAGTGCCGAGCTTGAGCAAGCGTTGATGGATATTGAAAGCATGAGTCTAAGCCAACTGATGCCAAAAACCATTAAGCTTATTTTTTCGGATTCGGCATCGGTGAGGGAAAGGGCTGTGGCTTTGCAAGGACAAATGAAAAATTATGCAGCGCTCGATCATTTAAAGCGATTAAGTGTGCAAGAACACGATGATTTTATATTGATGAAAATTGCCCAAAGCCTGCTGGATTTAGATGATGAAGAGGCTTTTGCTATCATAGCCAAACTTTTAGAAAATTCTGCTGAGTTTGTACGTATCGATGCGTTTGAACTTGCGCAAAATTGGATCATAAATGCACCACAATCGATCGAAGAGCTTAAAGCTATGCTTAAAAAATTCCATCGTTTCGAGTTTGATGCTCAAACAAAAAAGTACCTATTAAAGTGA